One region of Wolbachia endosymbiont of Drosophila innubila genomic DNA includes:
- a CDS encoding MFS transporter, whose translation MSKSNFFVWLIVSLFYAYQYVLRVMPNIIAPVLITKFNISIADLGQFNGLYYVGFTLVHIPVGLCFDRFGPKIVLPICAVLVSIGTLPLVCFDEWYYSVLGRIIVGIGSSASVIGVFKVASMYFPREKSAKMASISVIIGLLGAIYGGLPIELLLDEFGWNYVIYILSGFGFLLALSLFLVIPYNAYDFRKEKISMKDLKTVLFNKYIILISFFGGLMVGPLEGFADAWTKAFLCEVYQMAGGLASSISSVIYVGFAAGLLSFAHILEKYPNRHYEVIIVCSFAMIASFLLLFTQAGGLYIVLPALLVIGFASGYQIVTLYKALSYVNNNLIGLTTAVSNMIVMVFGYFFHTGIAKIIDLCWDRTVIQGNPVYSAELLIKATSIIPVCLLIAVFGLLWLKKQDKQS comes from the coding sequence ATGTCGAAAAGTAATTTTTTTGTATGGTTGATAGTATCTCTTTTCTATGCATACCAGTATGTGTTACGTGTCATGCCAAACATAATTGCGCCTGTATTAATAACAAAATTTAATATAAGCATTGCAGATTTAGGGCAATTTAATGGTCTCTACTATGTGGGATTTACACTAGTTCATATCCCTGTTGGTCTTTGTTTTGATAGATTCGGTCCAAAAATTGTTTTACCTATTTGTGCTGTCTTGGTATCTATTGGAACATTACCTCTTGTGTGCTTTGATGAGTGGTATTATTCAGTATTAGGTAGAATAATTGTTGGGATTGGCTCGTCTGCGTCAGTAATAGGAGTATTTAAAGTTGCCAGTATGTATTTTCCGCGAGAAAAATCAGCAAAAATGGCAAGCATATCTGTTATTATAGGGCTATTAGGGGCAATATATGGTGGTCTACCAATAGAACTTTTGCTTGATGAGTTTGGTTGGAATTACGTAATTTATATTCTTTCAGGGTTTGGTTTCTTACTCGCTTTATCTTTATTTTTAGTTATTCCTTACAATGCTTACGACTTTCGAAAAGAAAAAATTAGCATGAAGGATCTAAAAACTGTGCTTTTCAATAAATATATCATTCTAATTAGTTTTTTTGGTGGCTTAATGGTAGGTCCACTAGAAGGTTTTGCTGATGCTTGGACAAAAGCTTTTTTATGTGAGGTATATCAAATGGCCGGTGGTCTAGCGTCTTCAATTTCTTCTGTTATATATGTAGGATTTGCAGCTGGATTGCTCTCTTTTGCTCACATATTAGAAAAATATCCAAATAGACATTATGAAGTTATTATTGTCTGTTCCTTTGCAATGATTGCTAGTTTCCTTTTACTTTTTACACAGGCTGGCGGATTGTATATTGTATTGCCTGCACTTCTTGTTATAGGTTTCGCTTCTGGATATCAAATAGTAACACTGTACAAAGCATTAAGTTATGTAAATAATAACTTAATAGGATTAACTACAGCTGTGTCAAATATGATAGTCATGGTTTTTGGCTATTTTTTTCACACTGGGATCGCAAAAATAATAGATTTGTGTTGGGATAGGACAGTGATACAAGGAAATCCTGTGTATAGTGCTGAATTGCTGATAAAAGCAACATCTATTATTCCTGTATGTTTGCTGATAGCTGTTTTTGGGCTCTTATGGTTAAAAAAGCAGGATAAGCAGTCTTAA
- a CDS encoding MFS transporter, with product MLQRNFLIWLLTSLFYAYQYILRVIPNIIAPELITKFNISIADVGQFGGLYYVGYTLAHIPIGLFLDRFGPKFVLPACTVLTFTGTLPLICFDEWSYSIIGRIIVGIGSSASAIGIFKVASMYFAQEKSARMASLSIIIGILGGICGGLPLDFLLDKFGWNYVIYTFSAFGCLLALLLFLVTPESNAQQEKVSIRDLKNILFNKHIILISFFGGLMVGPMQGFADGWVKAFFFEVYKMNEDLASSLSSVILIGMLTGSFSLAYLLEKYKNKHYEVIIACSFAMIASFLLLFTQIGGLYVVLPTLFIIGFTSGYQVVTIYKAISYVNNNLVGLATAVSNMIVMVFGYFFHTGIAKIVDLCWDRTIIQGNPVYGAELLIKATSVIPVCLLVAVFGLLWLKNKDFREVDCNK from the coding sequence ATGTTGCAGAGGAATTTTTTAATCTGGTTGTTGACGTCACTGTTTTATGCATACCAATATATATTACGCGTAATTCCAAACATAATTGCGCCTGAATTAATAACAAAATTTAACATAAGTATTGCAGATGTTGGCCAGTTTGGTGGGTTATACTATGTAGGCTATACGCTAGCTCATATACCTATTGGTCTTTTCCTTGATAGATTTGGACCAAAGTTTGTTTTACCTGCTTGTACCGTTTTGACATTTACCGGAACACTACCGCTTATATGCTTTGATGAGTGGAGTTATTCAATAATTGGAAGAATAATTGTGGGAATTGGGTCATCCGCTTCGGCAATTGGAATCTTTAAAGTTGCAAGCATGTATTTTGCGCAAGAAAAATCAGCAAGAATGGCCAGCTTATCTATAATTATAGGAATTTTGGGAGGGATATGTGGCGGGTTACCTTTAGACTTCTTACTCGATAAATTTGGCTGGAATTATGTTATCTATACATTCTCAGCATTTGGGTGTTTACTTGCTCTGTTGCTGTTCTTAGTAACGCCTGAAAGCAATGCTCAACAGGAAAAAGTTAGCATTAGAGACTTAAAAAACATACTTTTCAACAAGCATATTATTCTAATTAGCTTTTTTGGTGGACTCATGGTCGGTCCAATGCAAGGTTTTGCCGATGGTTGGGTGAAAGCATTCTTTTTTGAAGTATATAAAATGAATGAAGACTTGGCATCTTCTCTCTCTTCCGTAATATTGATAGGAATGTTAACAGGATCATTCTCTTTGGCTTATTTATTGGAAAAATATAAAAATAAGCATTATGAAGTAATAATTGCATGCTCATTTGCAATGATCGCTAGTTTTCTTTTGCTTTTTACTCAGATTGGTGGCTTGTATGTTGTATTACCTACGCTTTTTATTATTGGCTTCACATCTGGATATCAGGTAGTTACCATTTACAAAGCGATAAGTTATGTAAATAATAACTTAGTAGGCCTGGCTACAGCTGTGTCAAACATGATAGTTATGGTTTTTGGCTATTTTTTTCACACTGGGATCGCAAAAATAGTAGATTTGTGTTGGGATAGAACAATAATACAAGGAAATCCTGTGTATGGTGCTGAATTGCTGATAAAAGCAACATCAGTTATTCCTGTATGTTTGCTGGTGGCTGTTTTTGGGCTCTTATGGTTAAAAAATAAAGATTTTAGAGAAGTTGATTGTAATAAGTAG
- a CDS encoding peptidase M2: MTISQQVNKNITKAEYFNNNGKGFNSPHVIEVEDLNIKVEVYSHNLRASKVANIESEIRETATNFKNAFELERGSSEQTFKIYMFDDKDDYTHLGGSERFGSYLGDEGGKCYYKGKADVFAEMYVYQQGGIHNLQHEFAHGLTYLATGGKSLPTVLMEGIADYFEHHSDHKFNSQGSSIDKTEAANLDLDKILSLEYSKDSEANSLVYKTGHALIMYLQEKDPSLLRDYLDALRQGNSDESKSFLKDIKGHDTDFKSWLAENDTETAMEHLNALQVTKGDFIAIGQEIVGGEIKNVSYYKANIEKMDGENVGSFSPVEHVAFYDVARAINRATNDTLDISKEYHFLKVVKTSDGQDKLTYSDQQGNEYRNSLEYKNQAFRMLSKYDENLKKAYDDALKNLDEQKQMEYPKINKEYSEGKISYEEYSDKYYSIPSKYEELKSTLLDKTINTGLEQVKATKNIDVEKMLGEMINIDSNLRGTNHIDLQEGKIFSMQAHGQGDMGALSIYDGNTKLGELLSESGFFKQVEGQTKETFVFEDILHNLNVSYEGGAYMAVTKENGHYKASLIDGRTVERDEYFDEAHLHENELLHPSTGHIQKDLDSLLLRGTKILNHQDSEHAQYSDEQKANGVIVEKGKLLDNKGTDRTDDDVYEAVVKQGDERLHEFKNMGFYITEKGDLFIHDHGANVRFQLPQSITHLKLVEKDGAYKLVPVTKDGNEHPVGMPNISDEYRYIDPIFAHEYEKRDYSHKHVNVGLINLEKYGSGKLFAIKYDPNDYHIQRNSSGEIVRIKDQTYFTKVKLFDGDEEIGMLSNNFHNFKGKIFFSADYNYSYNDFLASVSPQVEIEDMGNGSKKITFDQGSGDIGDTNRGYTDYQRIFTKEKQTESPKGQVSETKTEVHSTTNVVAQAAEEKTASNDNSEMQSDQPQIPTRAKRSASVEEKEQEQVVLKDTILKIEKSYEQDSEGKHKANVTINYNDVKALYDRAEGAEKQSVLDFWNKLHTSDYKVGALPEDKYYFEKGKFVIHDSGTKKLIVLPEDKVSIKIMKDGDSYSLAISSGNGKVINSISKIDNPNYELLSDSSHFNSGEQDNIVLSDQYHEYNLYLENGFVKMFDCASDHIYHDHNSAYI; encoded by the coding sequence ATGACAATTAGTCAACAAGTAAATAAAAATATAACTAAAGCAGAATATTTCAACAATAACGGCAAAGGGTTTAATTCGCCACATGTTATAGAAGTTGAAGATTTAAATATTAAAGTAGAGGTTTATTCTCACAATTTAAGAGCAAGTAAAGTTGCTAACATTGAAAGTGAGATAAGAGAAACAGCTACTAATTTTAAAAACGCATTCGAGTTAGAACGCGGCAGTTCAGAACAAACATTTAAAATTTACATGTTTGATGACAAGGATGATTACACTCACCTTGGCGGAAGCGAGCGTTTCGGTTCTTACCTTGGAGACGAAGGTGGTAAATGTTACTACAAAGGGAAAGCTGACGTTTTTGCTGAAATGTACGTCTACCAGCAAGGTGGCATTCATAACCTTCAGCATGAATTTGCACATGGTTTAACTTACTTGGCTACAGGAGGCAAATCTTTACCTACAGTATTAATGGAAGGAATTGCAGACTACTTTGAGCATCATTCAGATCATAAATTCAATTCTCAAGGATCAAGTATCGACAAAACTGAAGCTGCAAATTTGGATTTAGATAAAATTTTAAGTTTAGAATACTCAAAGGACAGCGAAGCAAATAGCTTGGTTTATAAAACAGGTCATGCGTTGATAATGTACTTACAGGAAAAAGATCCTAGTTTATTAAGAGACTACCTAGATGCTTTACGTCAAGGTAACTCAGATGAGTCAAAAAGTTTCTTGAAAGACATAAAAGGACACGATACTGACTTCAAAAGTTGGCTTGCTGAGAATGATACAGAAACTGCAATGGAACATCTCAACGCTTTGCAAGTTACAAAAGGAGATTTCATAGCAATTGGTCAAGAAATAGTGGGTGGAGAAATTAAAAACGTATCCTACTATAAAGCAAATATAGAAAAAATGGATGGAGAAAACGTTGGAAGTTTTTCTCCTGTAGAACACGTTGCATTTTATGATGTTGCTCGTGCTATAAATAGGGCAACAAATGATACACTTGATATATCAAAGGAATATCATTTCCTCAAGGTAGTAAAAACTTCCGATGGACAGGATAAACTAACTTACTCTGACCAACAAGGTAATGAGTACCGAAACAGTCTAGAGTATAAAAATCAGGCTTTTAGAATGCTATCAAAGTATGATGAAAATTTAAAGAAAGCTTATGATGATGCATTAAAAAATCTGGATGAGCAGAAGCAAATGGAATATCCCAAGATAAATAAAGAATATAGCGAAGGGAAGATTTCTTACGAAGAGTATTCAGACAAATATTATTCAATTCCCTCCAAATATGAGGAATTAAAAAGTACCTTACTTGATAAAACCATAAACACTGGCTTAGAACAAGTAAAAGCGACTAAGAACATCGACGTAGAAAAGATGTTAGGAGAGATGATCAACATCGATTCAAACTTGAGAGGTACAAATCATATTGATCTACAAGAAGGTAAGATTTTTTCTATGCAAGCTCATGGTCAAGGAGATATGGGTGCACTGTCTATATATGACGGAAATACAAAGCTTGGAGAATTATTGAGCGAATCAGGATTTTTTAAGCAAGTTGAAGGCCAAACTAAAGAAACTTTCGTTTTTGAGGATATATTGCACAACTTAAATGTTTCATACGAAGGCGGTGCTTACATGGCAGTTACAAAAGAAAATGGTCATTATAAAGCTTCCCTAATAGATGGCAGAACAGTTGAACGCGATGAATACTTTGATGAAGCGCATTTACATGAAAATGAATTGTTGCATCCTAGCACTGGACACATCCAAAAAGATTTAGATTCTCTGCTTCTTAGAGGTACCAAAATTTTGAATCATCAGGATTCAGAACATGCACAATATTCTGATGAGCAAAAGGCAAATGGAGTAATCGTGGAAAAAGGAAAATTACTGGATAATAAGGGAACAGATAGGACAGACGATGATGTATATGAAGCTGTCGTAAAGCAAGGAGACGAGCGCTTACATGAATTTAAAAATATGGGCTTTTATATTACCGAGAAAGGTGATCTATTTATTCATGACCATGGAGCAAACGTAAGGTTTCAACTACCACAAAGTATTACTCACCTAAAATTAGTGGAAAAAGATGGAGCATATAAGCTTGTTCCGGTGACGAAAGATGGGAATGAACATCCAGTAGGTATGCCAAATATATCAGACGAATATAGATATATAGATCCAATATTTGCACATGAATATGAAAAGAGAGATTATTCCCATAAACATGTAAATGTGGGCCTTATAAACTTAGAGAAATATGGCTCTGGCAAACTTTTTGCTATAAAGTACGACCCAAATGATTATCACATACAAAGAAACTCCAGCGGTGAAATAGTTAGAATAAAAGATCAAACATATTTCACTAAAGTAAAATTGTTTGATGGTGATGAAGAAATTGGAATGTTGTCTAATAACTTTCACAATTTCAAAGGGAAAATATTCTTTTCTGCTGACTACAACTACAGTTATAACGATTTCCTAGCATCTGTTTCTCCTCAAGTTGAAATTGAAGATATGGGAAATGGAAGTAAAAAAATAACTTTTGATCAAGGCAGTGGCGATATCGGTGATACTAATAGAGGCTACACGGACTATCAGAGAATATTTACAAAAGAGAAACAAACCGAAAGTCCAAAAGGGCAAGTAAGTGAAACTAAGACAGAAGTTCATAGTACTACTAATGTTGTTGCACAAGCTGCTGAAGAGAAAACTGCATCAAACGACAATAGTGAAATGCAGTCTGATCAGCCACAAATTCCAACAAGGGCAAAAAGGTCAGCTTCAGTGGAGGAGAAAGAGCAAGAACAGGTAGTATTAAAAGACACAATTCTCAAAATAGAAAAGAGCTACGAGCAGGACTCAGAAGGGAAGCATAAGGCAAATGTAACGATAAATTATAATGATGTGAAAGCCTTGTATGATAGAGCGGAAGGAGCAGAAAAGCAATCTGTGTTAGATTTTTGGAACAAACTGCACACATCAGATTATAAGGTTGGTGCTTTGCCGGAAGACAAATACTATTTTGAAAAAGGCAAATTCGTAATCCACGATAGTGGCACAAAGAAGCTTATAGTGTTACCTGAAGATAAGGTGTCCATCAAGATAATGAAGGATGGTGATAGTTATAGTTTAGCTATATCAAGTGGTAATGGCAAAGTAATAAACAGCATTAGTAAAATAGATAATCCAAATTACGAATTGCTGTCAGATTCAAGTCATTTCAATTCAGGGGAGCAAGATAATATTGTATTATCAGATCAATATCACGAATATAATCTTTATCTAGAGAATGGTTTTGTGAAAATGTTCGATTGCGCAAGCGATCACATTTATCACGACCACAACTCGGCCTATATCTAA
- the glyA gene encoding serine hydroxymethyltransferase → MMSVLKKICGSKNSLKSFDNEVYQSIEKELQRQKSQLQLIASENFASKAVMEAQGSFLTNKYAEGYPGKRYYCGCEHVDKIESLAIERLCKLFGVKFANAQPHSGSQANQAVFASLLTPGDTILGLSLSCGGHLTHGAAPSLSGKWFKSIQYTVNKDTYLLNMDEIEKLALEHKPKLIIAGASAYPRKMDFKRFREIADKVGAYLLADIAHYAGLIAAGEYPSPAEYAHVMTSTTHKTLRGPRGGIVMTNDEALHKKIQSAVFPGLQGGPLMHVIAAKAVAFKEALAPEFKTYSKKVVENAKVLAQELQKHGLDIITGGTDSHIVLVDLRSQKLTGKDVVDSLERAGITCNKNSVPFDTAKPTISSGLRFGTPAETTRGLEAENFKEIAGLINEVIQGLISGNSSSVEKAVKAKVERICSNFPIY, encoded by the coding sequence ATGATGAGTGTTTTAAAAAAAATCTGTGGCTCTAAAAATAGTTTAAAGTCTTTTGATAACGAGGTTTATCAGTCTATAGAAAAAGAATTACAACGCCAAAAATCACAATTGCAATTAATTGCATCAGAAAATTTTGCAAGCAAAGCGGTAATGGAGGCACAAGGCTCTTTTCTGACTAATAAATACGCAGAAGGTTATCCAGGTAAAAGATATTACTGTGGTTGTGAGCATGTGGACAAAATTGAAAGTCTGGCTATAGAAAGACTTTGTAAGTTGTTTGGTGTTAAATTTGCAAACGCTCAACCTCATTCTGGTTCTCAGGCAAACCAGGCGGTATTTGCTTCGCTGCTTACTCCAGGCGATACAATACTTGGATTATCACTGAGTTGCGGTGGGCATCTAACTCATGGTGCGGCACCAAGCCTTTCTGGTAAATGGTTTAAGTCAATTCAATATACAGTGAATAAAGACACTTATCTGCTCAATATGGATGAGATAGAAAAGCTGGCGCTGGAGCATAAACCGAAATTGATCATAGCTGGTGCTTCTGCTTATCCAAGAAAAATGGACTTCAAACGCTTTCGCGAGATTGCAGATAAAGTTGGTGCTTATTTGCTTGCAGACATTGCTCACTATGCAGGGCTTATTGCAGCGGGCGAATATCCATCCCCTGCTGAATATGCACATGTTATGACTTCCACGACTCACAAAACTTTGCGTGGTCCTCGTGGTGGAATAGTGATGACCAATGATGAAGCATTACACAAAAAAATTCAATCCGCAGTTTTTCCAGGATTGCAGGGCGGGCCACTTATGCATGTGATAGCTGCAAAAGCTGTTGCATTTAAAGAAGCATTAGCACCAGAGTTTAAGACTTATAGCAAGAAAGTCGTGGAAAATGCGAAAGTGCTGGCTCAAGAATTGCAAAAGCATGGACTTGACATTATAACCGGTGGCACTGACTCTCATATAGTGCTAGTTGACTTAAGATCGCAGAAATTAACTGGAAAAGACGTTGTAGATAGCCTTGAGAGAGCCGGTATTACCTGTAATAAAAACTCTGTACCATTTGATACAGCAAAGCCGACCATCAGTTCAGGGCTCCGTTTTGGCACCCCTGCTGAGACAACACGCGGACTTGAGGCAGAAAATTTTAAAGAGATAGCTGGTCTAATAAATGAAGTAATTCAAGGATTAATCAGCGGAAATAGCTCAAGTGTCGAAAAAGCAGTAAAAGCTAAAGTTGAAAGGATTTGTAGTAATTTTCCTATTTATTAA